A single region of the Glycine max cultivar Williams 82 chromosome 20, Glycine_max_v4.0, whole genome shotgun sequence genome encodes:
- the LOC100800802 gene encoding sialidase, whose protein sequence is MPHKAKHSKKRGSHGISNLVAHASSQAQSYAPTLSHIPSSIPTTLDPLSRSLLPQNVFSSILNLICQAAYQGYSMLEELPQHSSKLAQPFAPTITDIRPSIPIAQDLVSQSNIPSCSMLRKSKRSKKRVSHAISNLMPHASSQGHSKPMELPLQPSELAQPCAPPVVLVPSSISVTQDPVLPSDPSSIPVNQDPVLPSDPSSIPVNQDLVSPSDSSSIPANQDPSSIAVNQDPVSPSDSSSIPVNQDPVSPSDPSSSPILKI, encoded by the exons ATGCCTCATAAAGCCAAACATTCAAAAAAGAGGGGATCTCATGGCATATCAAATTTGGTGGCTCATGCTTCATCTCAAGCACAATCCTATGCTCCTACTCTCTCCCATATTCCATCATCAATTCCTACAACTCTGGATCCACTTTCACGCT CATTGCTTCCTCAGAATGTATTTTCAAGCATACTAAATTTGATTTGTCAAGCTGCATATCAAGGATATTCCATGCTTGAGGAATTACCACAGCATTCTTCAAAGTTGGCACAACCTTTTGCACCTACTATCACTGATATTCGACCATCAATTCCTATTGCTCAAGATCTGGTTTCACAATCGAATATACCCTCGTGCT CAATGCTCCGAAAATCCAAACGTTCAAAAAAGAGAGTATCTCATGCGATATCAAATTTGATGCCTCATGCTTCTTCTCAAGGGCATTCCAAACCCATGGAGCTGCCACTACAGCCTTCAGAGTTAGCACAACCATGTGCTCCTCCTGTCGTCCTTGTTCCATCATCAATTAGTGTAACTCAAGATCCAGTTTTACCATCGGATCCATCATCAATTCCTGTAAATCAAGATCCTGTTTTACCATCTGATCCATCATCAATTCCTGTTAATCAAGATCTGGTTTCACCATCTGATTCATCATCAATTCCTGCAAATCAAGATCCATCATCAATTGCTGTAAATCAAGATCCGGTTTCACCATCTGATTCATCATCAATTCCTGTAAATCAAGATCCAGTTTCACCATCTGATCCATCATCAAGTCCTATACTCAAGATCTAG